One part of the Arabidopsis thaliana chromosome 1 sequence genome encodes these proteins:
- a CDS encoding nucleolar protein (unknown protein; Has 82 Blast hits to 82 proteins in 12 species: Archae - 0; Bacteria - 0; Metazoa - 0; Fungi - 0; Plants - 82; Viruses - 0; Other Eukaryotes - 0 (source: NCBI BLink).) yields MAQTVPPSRTKPLTIFKMGLASASVRLVNLASHSKRKLRRWAACYGSRDYEPVIYLQNDMTMMNNGGVYEYNGDPSMLLSGDQRRGPLWQKNILMGGKCQLPDFSGVILYDADGQVVPPAKNSLPLLTWK; encoded by the coding sequence ATGGCTCAGACCGTTCCACCATCTCGAACGAAGCCGCTTACAATTTTCAAGATGGGTTTAGCCTCTGCAAGCGTCCGATTGGTTAACCTTGCTTCTCATTCGAAGAGGAAGCTTCGTCGTTGGGCTGCCTGTTATGGCTCTAGAGATTATGAACCTGTTATATATCTCCAAAACGACATGACGATGATGAACAATGGTGGTGTTTATGAATACAACGGAGACCCGAGCATGTTGCTGAGTGGGGATCAGAGACGAGGTCCGTTGTGGCAGAAGAACATTCTCATGGGAGGAAAATGCCAGCTTCCAGATTTCTCAGGTGTTATATTGTATGATGCTGATGGACAAGTTGTTCCTCCGGCCAAGAACTCTCTTCCTTTGCTCACCTGgaagtga
- the HGPT gene encoding Hypoxanthine-guanine phosphoribosyltransferase (Hypoxanthine-guanine phosphoribosyltransferase (HGPT); FUNCTIONS IN: transferase activity, hypoxanthine phosphoribosyltransferase activity; INVOLVED IN: guanine metabolic process, nucleoside metabolic process, seed germination, hypoxanthine metabolic process; LOCATED IN: cytoplasm; EXPRESSED IN: 21 plant structures; EXPRESSED DURING: 13 growth stages; CONTAINS InterPro DOMAIN/s: Hypoxanthine phosphoribosyl transferase (InterPro:IPR005904), Phosphoribosyltransferase (InterPro:IPR000836).), whose translation MALEKHIEKVLFSDEVIAHRVNQLGIDITSDFSGDSEETPIFVGVATGACLFLADLVRRIDLPIAIDFIRAESYGSGTVSSGVPRVSFDLKLDITNKHVVLVEDIVDTGNTLSCLIEHMKAKKASSVSVCTLLDKPSRRKVHYKLVGKGKFYSGFELNHGKQKYLLCPDEFVVGYGMDFAEQYRNLSYIGVLKPEYYM comes from the exons ATGGCGTTAGAGAAGCACATAGAGAAGGTACTCTTCAGCGATGAAGTAATTGCGCACCGGGTGAATCAGCTTGGAATCGATATTACTTCTGATTTCTCCGGTGACTCGGAGGAAACTCCTATTTTTGTCGGCGTAGCCACTGGTGCTTGCCTCTTCTTGGCCGATCTCGTTAGGCGAATTGACTTGCCAATAGCTATAGATTTCATTAGAGCTGAGTCTTACGGCTCTGGTACTGTATCCAGTGGAGTTCCCAGAGTATCATTTGACTTAAAGCTTGACATCACGAACAAGCACGTTGTCTTG GTCGAGGACATTGTGGATACTGGCAATACACTTAGCTGCCTGATTGAGCACATGAAAGCAAAAAAGGCGTCATCTGTTTCGGTTTGCACTCTCCTCGACAAGCCATCGAGAAGAAAGGTTCATTATAAGCTGGTTGGAAAGGGGAAATTCTACAGTGGTTTTGAA CTAAACCATGGTAAACAAAAGTATTTGTTG TGTCCAGATGAATTTGTCGTGGGCTATGGCATGGATTTTGCAGAACAATACCGCAACCTATCTTACATTGGCGTATTGAAGCCTGAATATTACATGTGA
- the HGPT gene encoding Hypoxanthine-guanine phosphoribosyltransferase (Hypoxanthine-guanine phosphoribosyltransferase (HGPT); FUNCTIONS IN: transferase activity, hypoxanthine phosphoribosyltransferase activity; INVOLVED IN: guanine metabolic process, nucleoside metabolic process, seed germination, hypoxanthine metabolic process; LOCATED IN: cytoplasm; EXPRESSED IN: 21 plant structures; EXPRESSED DURING: 13 growth stages; CONTAINS InterPro DOMAIN/s: Phosphoribosyltransferase (InterPro:IPR000836), Hypoxanthine phosphoribosyl transferase (InterPro:IPR005904); Has 5577 Blast hits to 5577 proteins in 2200 species: Archae - 45; Bacteria - 4400; Metazoa - 260; Fungi - 2; Plants - 42; Viruses - 0; Other Eukaryotes - 828 (source: NCBI BLink).): MALEKHIEKVLFSDEVIAHRVNQLGIDITSDFSGDSEETPIFVGVATGACLFLADLVRRIDLPIAIDFIRAESYGSGTVSSGVPRVSFDLKLDITNKHVVLVEDIVDTGNTLSCLIEHMKAKKASSVSVCTLLDKPSRRKVHYKLVGKGKFYSGFECPDEFVVGYGMDFAEQYRNLSYIGVLKPEYYM, from the exons ATGGCGTTAGAGAAGCACATAGAGAAGGTACTCTTCAGCGATGAAGTAATTGCGCACCGGGTGAATCAGCTTGGAATCGATATTACTTCTGATTTCTCCGGTGACTCGGAGGAAACTCCTATTTTTGTCGGCGTAGCCACTGGTGCTTGCCTCTTCTTGGCCGATCTCGTTAGGCGAATTGACTTGCCAATAGCTATAGATTTCATTAGAGCTGAGTCTTACGGCTCTGGTACTGTATCCAGTGGAGTTCCCAGAGTATCATTTGACTTAAAGCTTGACATCACGAACAAGCACGTTGTCTTG GTCGAGGACATTGTGGATACTGGCAATACACTTAGCTGCCTGATTGAGCACATGAAAGCAAAAAAGGCGTCATCTGTTTCGGTTTGCACTCTCCTCGACAAGCCATCGAGAAGAAAGGTTCATTATAAGCTGGTTGGAAAGGGGAAATTCTACAGTGGTTTTGAA TGTCCAGATGAATTTGTCGTGGGCTATGGCATGGATTTTGCAGAACAATACCGCAACCTATCTTACATTGGCGTATTGAAGCCTGAATATTACATGTGA